One genomic window of Diospyros lotus cultivar Yz01 chromosome 8, ASM1463336v1, whole genome shotgun sequence includes the following:
- the LOC127808360 gene encoding transcription factor MTB1-like — translation MESRLQKRMKLLRKLRILRTRLTNSRSLKMKKTSIVTDAFFHIYKLKLKLEAIKREYLYLLQHIPEVKVEKVGKNFVVKVTCKKGKDALVSILESFEETGLNVVQARVSSRAFLCVEAIVEAQDQGIGARDITEAVQKALGTPAGEGIENTKIP, via the exons atggagtcGAGGCTGCAAAAGAGAATGAAACTGCTAAGAAAGCTTCGTATTCTGAGAACACGACTTACCAACTCCAGATCT TTGAAGATGAAAAAGACCTCCATCGTCACGGATGCTTTTTTCCATATCTATAAACTCAAACTCAAGCTCGAAGCCATCAAAAGAGAGTATCTTTACCTATTGCAGCATATTccg GAGGTGAAAGTAGAGAAAGTCGGGAAGAATTTTGTGGTGAAAGTGACTTGCAAGAAAGGAAAAGACGCTCTGGTCTCAATCTTGGAGAGCTTTGAGGAAACTGGACTTAATGTTGTGCAAGCAAGGGTATCGTCCAGGGCTTTTCTATGCGTTGAAGCCATTGTTGAGGCTCAAGACCAAGGCATTGGTGCTAGAGATATCACAGAGGCTGTTCAAAAGGCCCTTGGCACGCCAGCTGGAGAGGGGATagaaaatactaaaataccatga